From the genome of Candidozyma auris chromosome 2, complete sequence, one region includes:
- a CDS encoding FG-nucleoporin: MFGASSTTFGSSSSTGNLNTGSGFSFGSNNNAASGNNTGGSTGFGGFGTQGNNNASGTNTSGGLFGSSSNTNQNNASQNTSNLFGQNKPASGGLFGGSTASNTGTSGGGLFGSSNNTATSTNQTSTSGGGGLFGSSSTSGNTGGGLFGKPATSTGTGGGLFGGSTTGTQNNTNPSGGGGLFGSSNTSNTTGGSLFGKPSTSAAPTSSGGLFGNTNQQSTQPSGGLFGSSNQQNTQQSGGLFGQSTNQSTQQNVQQNNQQSNTGSGLFGGSTVNNAQPSFSWSSQQQQKPQQSSVLNLPTLSNSSSSNPQSSSSTSSTYTPPINDQLIKLKEQWDPNSPKCALKTHFYNKFSQEEINALMQQPRPSNESPDDWDNAMSERPSTQHYPVKITSFSDVSQRIETQLDHIAKARILLNNINEKQTQLSSKHDLDNITRILKARAKHTKLSRRLLRLATVLAILKLKGYPLLPEEEEISKQFQTLNTKLSDPNGPVGKLSDLYARLAILKGRSEDISSQLESSIGNIHVALNDVMGSNEGTHVGVQESSNQIDQIVNKLTKLLYKQQVGLSYLNELLQKDMDTVDKRLAAQN, encoded by the exons ATGTTTGGAGCCTCGTCGACTA CCTTtggctcctcctcctcgaCGGGTAACTTGAACACCGGATCGGGGTTTCTGTTTggctccaacaacaacgcCGCATCTGGGAACAATACCGGTGGAAGCACTGGatttggtggatttggAACTCAAGGCAATAACAATGCATCGGGAACAAATACCTCGGGGGGCCTTTTTGGCTCCTCGTCGAATACCAACCAAAACAATGCATCGCAGAACACACTGAATCTCTTTGGGCAAAACAAGCCTGCCTCAGGAGGTCTTTTTGGTGGCTCCACGGCTTCAAACACAGGCACATCTGGAGGCGGTCTTTTTGGCTCGTCAAACAATACGGCAACGTCCACTAACCAGACATCAACTagtggtggaggaggtcTCTTTGGTTCCTCAAGCACGTCGGGAAACACTGGCGGTGGCCTCTTCGGGAAACCAGCAACCTCTACAGGTACTGGCGGTGGTCTCTTCGGTGGTAGCACCACGGGAACTCAAAACAACACAAACCCCTCTGGAGGAGGTGGGTTGTTTGGGTCTTCAAACACCAGCAATACAACAGGGGGCAGTCTATTTGGTAAACCTAGTACCTCTGCTGCACCAACGCTGTCTGGCGGTCTTTTTGGTAACACAAACCAGCAAAGCACACAACCAAGTGGAGGTCTCTTTGGTAGCAGCAACCAGCAGAACACTCAGCAAAGTGGCGGTCTCTTCGGTCAGAGCACAAATCAATCCACGCAGCAGAACGTTCAGCAGAACAACCAGCAGAGCAACACGGGCTCGGGTCTTTTTGGTGGCAGCACCGTTAACAACGCACAGCCTTCATTTTCGTGGTCGTCTCAGCAACAGCAGAAGCCCCAACAATCTAGCGTGTTGAATTTACCAACATTGTCCAACTCCCTGTCTTCTAATCCACAAAGCTCATCATCTACCTCGTCCACATACACTCCACCAATCAATGATcagttgatcaagttgaaggagcaaTGGGACCCTAACTCTCCCAAGTGTGCTCTTAAAACCCATTTTTATAACAAGTTCAGTCAGGAAGAGATAAACGCCCTCATGCAACAACCAAGACCTTCGAACGAATCTCCGGATGACTGGGACAACGCTATGTCCGAACGTCCATCTACACAACATTACCCTGTCAAAATCACGTCTTTCAGCGATGTATCCCAAAGAATAGAGACACAGTTAGACCACATTGCCAAAGCAAGGATTCTACTCAATAACATCAATGAGAAGCAGACGCAACTATCATCCAAGCACGATTTGGACAATATCACCAGGATCTTGAAAGCACGTGCAAAACATACCAAACTTTCACGCAGACTACTTCGCCTAGCTACTGTGCTTGCCATTCTCAAGCTCAAAGGATATCCATTGCTAccagaagaggaggagatTTCGAAACAATTCCAGACTTTAAACACAAAGCTCAGCGATCCAAATGGACCTGTCGGAAAATTGAGTGATCTATATGCTCGACTTGCTATTTTGAAGGgaagaagtgaagataTCTCATCACAATTGGAGTCGTCCATCGGTAACATTCACGTTGCGTTGAATGATGTGATGGGCAGCAACGAGGGAACCCATGTTGGCGTACAGGAGAGCAGCAATCAAATCGATCAGATTGTGAACAAGTTGACCAAATTGTTATACAAGCAGCAGGTCGGTCTCAGCTATTTGAACGAACTCCTACAGAAAGACATGGATACCGTGGATAAGAGACTCGCTGCACAGAACTGA